The following proteins are encoded in a genomic region of Phycisphaera sp.:
- a CDS encoding gamma-glutamyltransferase family protein yields the protein MTTPHKAPGDPNDDLTRRDFMRATSAGLAAAAGSGYLASRASASPRRNDAVVEELDALPQDRKWGQGPFGYDLPYTSQRMPVLARNCVATSQPLAAQAGLEMLRLGGNAADAAVATAAALTVVEPTANGIGSDNFALLWMKDEGGNTKLHGLNASGRAPKGLKREDYDGLDRMPLYDWRAVTTPGAVSGWAAVNEKFGKLPFEKVLEPAIRYASEGFLVSPGVAQSWGASARRYRGADRFDGWQQTFTRDGRTPEPGELFASPGHARTLEAIAKTNGRAFYEGEIAQAIDAESKKHGGSLRMVDLAAHEARWVDPISIDYRGWRLHEIPPNGQGITALIALGILRHFDIADLEIDSAKWMHLQIEAMKLAFADAHQHVADPEHMRVSVDDLLDDGYLQDRSKLINRDKAGNFEYGEPKDGGTVLLTAADADGNMVSFIQSNYTGFGSGMVIPGYGVAMQNRGGNFSLEPGHANEIAPGKLPYHTIIPGFVTREGGPAMAFGVMGGFMQPQGHAQVLVRLADHGQNPQACLDAPRWQIERDGRVMIEPGFETLAGDSVYDQLEAMGHPMRRYRTRNATFGRGQVIYRLEDGYLAASDLRADGQAVGF from the coding sequence ATGACAACCCCACACAAAGCGCCGGGTGACCCCAACGACGACCTCACACGACGGGATTTCATGCGTGCCACGTCGGCCGGCCTGGCGGCCGCGGCGGGCAGCGGGTACCTCGCGTCGCGCGCGTCGGCCTCGCCGCGACGCAACGATGCCGTCGTGGAAGAACTCGACGCATTGCCGCAGGATCGCAAGTGGGGCCAGGGGCCGTTCGGCTACGACCTGCCCTATACCAGCCAGCGCATGCCCGTGCTGGCGCGCAACTGCGTGGCGACCAGCCAGCCGCTGGCGGCGCAAGCCGGGCTCGAGATGCTGCGCTTGGGCGGCAACGCGGCGGACGCCGCGGTCGCCACGGCCGCCGCGCTCACGGTCGTCGAGCCCACGGCCAATGGCATCGGCAGCGACAACTTTGCACTGCTGTGGATGAAGGATGAGGGCGGCAACACGAAGCTGCACGGCCTCAACGCCTCGGGCCGTGCGCCCAAGGGGCTGAAGCGCGAGGACTACGACGGGCTCGACCGTATGCCGCTCTACGACTGGCGCGCGGTGACCACGCCCGGCGCGGTGTCGGGGTGGGCGGCGGTGAACGAGAAGTTCGGCAAGCTGCCGTTCGAAAAGGTCCTTGAGCCGGCGATCCGCTACGCGAGCGAGGGCTTCCTCGTCAGCCCGGGCGTGGCGCAGAGCTGGGGCGCGTCGGCCCGCCGGTATCGCGGGGCCGATCGGTTTGATGGCTGGCAGCAGACGTTTACGCGTGACGGACGCACGCCCGAACCGGGCGAGTTGTTCGCCAGCCCGGGCCATGCGCGCACACTGGAGGCTATCGCGAAGACCAACGGCCGCGCGTTCTACGAGGGCGAGATCGCGCAAGCCATCGACGCCGAGAGCAAGAAGCACGGCGGCTCGCTGCGAATGGTCGATCTCGCGGCCCACGAGGCCCGCTGGGTCGACCCGATCTCCATCGACTACCGCGGCTGGCGGCTGCACGAGATCCCGCCCAACGGCCAGGGGATCACGGCACTCATCGCCCTTGGCATCCTGCGGCACTTCGATATTGCCGACCTTGAGATCGACTCCGCGAAGTGGATGCACCTGCAGATCGAGGCGATGAAGCTGGCCTTCGCCGACGCGCACCAGCACGTCGCCGACCCCGAGCACATGCGGGTGTCGGTCGACGACCTGCTCGACGATGGGTACTTGCAAGATCGATCCAAGCTCATCAATCGCGACAAGGCCGGTAACTTCGAATATGGCGAGCCCAAGGACGGCGGCACCGTGCTCCTGACCGCCGCCGATGCCGACGGCAACATGGTCAGCTTCATCCAGAGCAATTACACGGGCTTCGGCTCGGGCATGGTCATCCCCGGCTACGGCGTCGCGATGCAGAACCGTGGCGGCAACTTCTCGCTCGAACCGGGCCACGCCAACGAGATCGCGCCGGGCAAGCTCCCCTACCACACCATCATCCCGGGCTTCGTCACGCGCGAGGGCGGCCCCGCGATGGCCTTCGGCGTCATGGGCGGGTTCATGCAGCCCCAGGGCCACGCCCAGGTGCTGGTGCGCCTGGCCGACCACGGACAGAACCCGCAAGCGTGTCTCGACGCGCCGCGCTGGCAGATCGAACGCGACGGCCGCGTCATGATCGAGCCGGGCTTCGAGACGCTCGCGGGCGATAGCGTGTACGACCAGCTCGAAGCGATGGGCCACCCGATGCGCCGCTATCGCACGCGCAACGCGACGTTCGGCCGCGGGCAGGTCATCTACCGATTGGAAGACGGCTACTTGGCCGCGAGCGACCTGCGGGCCGACGGACAGGCGGTTGGGTTTTGA
- a CDS encoding sulfotransferase, translated as MSLSPQRATELLQLARDATSRGDYNQAHTLGSTLLENLPNDPQVHLLMGEVSLATGFIDKAIEHRKFVVEHSPPSPLREVQLGETYVHAGKLGDALAHYARALKLDPNFPPAVAGRAEVYEMQGNTKRAWKSLEPGIAAHPTNPSLAAVGVRVLMESNRLKDAIDLGERVMAAGLPEEPQLRSTCLTMARAYERNKQYEQALDAAERGNAMLRAPFSIETYKSQNDEVIETFSKDWMQSGPRATVDGSWAVFIVGMPRSGSTLTERIIHAHPDAFGADEDFTLQLLIGGLNAQFELEAQWPGNARELDVEQLNECARKYERGMRTKAPTVKLISNKDLANMRRLGFADRILPGAKFIHTRRDPADNCLSCYFERLRPVAIPYADSFDSLAAVYAENERLAAHWQVACSNDFLTIRYEDLVADLPTAARRIIDFVGLPWDDRCLRPHEANRADRTLSVTQVRRPIYKSAKGRAAKYGDLIAPLRQALKAHALEA; from the coding sequence ATGAGCCTCAGCCCACAGCGTGCGACCGAACTCCTGCAACTGGCCCGTGATGCCACCTCACGCGGCGACTACAACCAGGCCCACACGCTCGGCTCGACGCTGCTCGAGAACCTGCCCAACGACCCGCAAGTGCACCTGCTGATGGGCGAGGTCTCCCTGGCGACCGGCTTCATCGACAAGGCCATCGAGCACCGCAAGTTCGTGGTCGAGCACTCGCCGCCCTCGCCCCTGCGAGAGGTGCAACTGGGCGAGACCTACGTCCACGCGGGCAAGCTGGGTGACGCCCTGGCCCACTACGCGAGGGCCCTGAAGCTCGACCCGAACTTCCCGCCTGCCGTCGCCGGGCGGGCCGAGGTGTACGAGATGCAGGGCAACACCAAACGCGCTTGGAAGTCGCTCGAGCCGGGTATCGCCGCCCACCCGACCAACCCATCGCTGGCGGCGGTGGGGGTCCGGGTGCTGATGGAGTCCAATCGCCTCAAGGACGCCATCGACCTCGGCGAGCGGGTGATGGCCGCCGGCCTGCCCGAGGAGCCCCAGCTCCGCAGCACCTGCCTGACCATGGCACGCGCCTACGAGCGAAACAAGCAATATGAGCAAGCCCTCGACGCGGCCGAGCGCGGCAACGCCATGCTGCGCGCGCCGTTCAGCATCGAGACGTACAAGAGCCAGAACGACGAGGTCATCGAGACCTTCAGCAAGGACTGGATGCAATCCGGGCCGCGCGCCACGGTCGATGGCTCGTGGGCCGTGTTCATCGTGGGCATGCCCCGGAGCGGTTCGACGCTCACCGAGCGCATCATCCACGCCCATCCCGATGCCTTCGGTGCCGACGAGGACTTCACGCTCCAGCTCCTCATCGGGGGTTTGAACGCCCAATTCGAGTTGGAAGCCCAATGGCCCGGCAACGCCCGAGAGTTGGACGTGGAGCAGCTCAACGAGTGCGCGCGCAAGTACGAGCGCGGCATGAGAACCAAGGCGCCCACCGTCAAGCTCATCTCGAACAAGGATCTGGCCAACATGCGCCGCCTGGGCTTCGCCGATCGCATCCTGCCCGGTGCCAAGTTCATCCACACGCGTCGGGATCCGGCAGACAACTGCCTGTCGTGCTACTTCGAGCGTCTTCGGCCGGTGGCGATCCCGTACGCCGACAGCTTCGACAGCCTCGCCGCGGTGTACGCCGAGAACGAGCGGCTGGCGGCCCACTGGCAGGTTGCGTGCTCGAACGACTTCCTGACCATCCGATACGAGGACCTGGTCGCCGACCTGCCCACCGCGGCCCGGCGGATCATCGACTTCGTGGGCCTGCCGTGGGACGATCGCTGCCTGCGGCCCCACGAGGCCAACCGAGCCGACCGGACCCTGAGCGTGACCCAGGTCCGCCGGCCTATTTACAAATCGGCCAAGGGCCGGGCGGCCAAATACGGCGACCTGATCGCCCCATTGCGCCAGGCGCTGAAAGCCCACGCACTGGAAGCGTAA